A portion of the Lolium rigidum isolate FL_2022 chromosome 1, APGP_CSIRO_Lrig_0.1, whole genome shotgun sequence genome contains these proteins:
- the LOC124674489 gene encoding uncharacterized protein LOC124674489, whose product MGNCQAAEEATVVVQHPGGRVERLYWATSAAEVMRANPGHYVALVTLRVAEDSRRPADTQQRGQRGGGTVRLTRVKLLKPRDTLQLGHAYRLIAIAEVAKAVQARKEEKTRREQRQQQQLGGSKQAGGESASTGDDQALMDEGLDQLEHQDKDIHHRSNSAKNSRHRQWRPSLHSIAEVSS is encoded by the exons ATGGGGAACTgccaggcggcggaggaggcgacggTGGTGGTGCAGCACCCGGGCGGGCGGGTGGAGCGGCTCTACTGGGCCACCAGCGCCGCCGAGGTCATGCGCGCCAACCCGGGCCACTACGTCGCGCTCGTCACCCTCCGCGTCGCCGAGGACAGCCGCCGCCCGGCCGACACGCAGCAACGGGGGCAGCGCGGCGGTGGCACGGTGCGGCTGACGCGGGTGAAGCTGCTCAAGCCACGGGACACGCTGCAGCTCGGCCACGCCTACCGCCTCATCGCCATCGCCGAGGTCGCCAAGGCCGTGCAGGCcaggaaggaggagaagaccaGGAGGGAGcagcggcaacagcagcagctgggAGGATCGAAGCAGGCCGGCGGGGAGTCTGCTTCCACCGGTGACGACCAGGCGCTGATGGACGAGGGTCTTGATCAG CTGGAGCACCAAGACAAGGACATCCACCACCGGAGCAACTCGGCAAAAAATTCGAGGCATCGCCAGTGGCGCCCTTCTCTGCACAGCATCGCCGAAGTCAGTAGCTGA